In Vigna unguiculata cultivar IT97K-499-35 chromosome 3, ASM411807v1, whole genome shotgun sequence, a single genomic region encodes these proteins:
- the LOC114179908 gene encoding protein yippee-like At5g53940 has product MGRVFLVDLDGRSYGCRYCNTPLALAHNILSRNFNCSQGRAYLFSKVVNITLGPPVERMMISGLHTVEDIFCCSCGQLLGWKYVLAYEKNETYKEGKFVLERWTIVDNVEEELELNLDAQAGSQGSQAGSQAGSQADSQAGSSDTENA; this is encoded by the exons ATGGGGAGGGTTTTTCTTGTTGATTTGGATGGCAGATCCTACGGATGCAGATACTGCAATACCCCTCTTGCCCTCGCTCATAACATTCTTTCTCGG AACTTCAACTGCAGCCAAGGGAGAGCATACCTTTTCAGCAAAGT AGTGAACATAACTCTTGGGCCTCCGGTGGAGAGAATGATGATATCTGGACTGCATACAGTTGAAGACATATTTTGTTGCAGCTGTGGACAACTTCTTGGATGGAAATAT GTTCTGGCATATGAAAAGAACGAAACATACAAAGAAGGGAAGTTTGTGCTTGAGAG GTGGACGATTGTTGACAATGTTGAAGAGGAGTTGGAATTAAATTTGGATGCACAAGCTGGTTCACAAGGATCTCAAGCTGGTTCTCAAGCTGGTTCTCAGGCTGATTCTCAAGCTGGCTCTAGTGACACAGAAAACGCCTAG